In a genomic window of Acidimicrobiales bacterium:
- a CDS encoding MFS transporter gives MHLLRRPRLALLFAGGALNAIGSWATLIALWGFAAYRFHTGAAGIAMIGLAWNVPGAALGPLAGAPIDRFGPRAVMIASDVLGLVTALGMAASSSYGALVGMAVAAGAVQSFGRPASMSLIPRLVDERELLAGNSLMGVAEQSAIVFGPLAGSLAINAWGIRAAFIFDAATFAVGALSVLPLRPRTGARSSGSGFSGRELAAGWKLARRIPDVRRTLGLAFAVFCSWGAFMVIEPLYVRDVLHRSPATLGWLQTVFGIGLIGTTMLLPRIGERVVSVKALAIAVGFSGVAAAVYVGTRSLPVAMAGVFVWGVDVAFFMPPMQTVLQRATPIDAHGRVMSLAATANGAGNLVAIPVAGLVVGAIGVSHTGAVVGLLAVITGAAGAMIPSSGLGGDPNDAARARTPASLPRTPLLGGAEAD, from the coding sequence GTGCATTTGTTGCGCCGGCCTCGGCTGGCCCTTCTCTTCGCGGGTGGCGCGCTGAACGCCATCGGAAGCTGGGCAACCCTGATTGCCCTGTGGGGCTTCGCCGCGTACCGGTTCCATACCGGGGCCGCCGGCATCGCGATGATCGGACTCGCCTGGAACGTCCCCGGAGCCGCGCTCGGCCCCCTCGCCGGCGCACCTATCGACAGGTTCGGCCCGCGCGCCGTGATGATCGCTTCGGACGTGCTGGGGTTGGTCACCGCGCTCGGCATGGCGGCTTCAAGCAGCTACGGCGCCCTCGTGGGGATGGCAGTGGCTGCCGGGGCAGTCCAGTCGTTTGGGAGGCCCGCGTCGATGAGCCTGATCCCCCGCCTCGTCGACGAGAGAGAGCTTCTCGCGGGCAACTCGTTGATGGGTGTGGCGGAGCAGTCGGCGATCGTGTTCGGCCCACTCGCGGGCTCGCTCGCTATCAACGCGTGGGGCATCCGAGCCGCCTTCATCTTCGACGCGGCAACATTCGCAGTTGGCGCGCTGAGCGTGCTGCCGTTGCGTCCCCGTACAGGTGCTCGGTCGAGCGGGAGCGGTTTCAGTGGCCGAGAGCTTGCGGCCGGGTGGAAGCTCGCCCGCCGCATACCGGACGTCCGTCGCACCTTGGGTTTGGCGTTCGCCGTCTTCTGCTCTTGGGGAGCCTTCATGGTGATCGAGCCGCTGTATGTGCGCGACGTGCTGCACAGGTCGCCGGCGACGCTGGGTTGGTTGCAGACCGTGTTCGGGATCGGCCTCATTGGGACCACGATGCTGCTTCCGCGCATCGGGGAGAGGGTCGTGTCGGTCAAGGCGCTTGCAATCGCCGTGGGCTTCTCGGGGGTCGCGGCGGCCGTCTATGTAGGCACACGATCGCTTCCGGTCGCGATGGCGGGTGTGTTCGTCTGGGGTGTCGATGTGGCCTTCTTCATGCCTCCGATGCAGACGGTCTTGCAGCGAGCAACACCTATCGACGCGCACGGTCGTGTGATGTCGCTGGCCGCTACTGCGAACGGCGCAGGGAACCTGGTCGCGATCCCGGTAGCCGGGCTCGTCGTGGGAGCGATCGGGGTGAGCCACACTGGGGCGGTCGTCGGGCTCCTGGCGGTGATCACCGGCGCTGCGGGCGCGATGATCCCCTCGTCGGGTCTGGGGGGAGACCCGAATGACGCGGCCCGCGCCAGGACGCCCGCTAGCCTGCCGCGTACGCCGCTTCTCGGTGGCGCCGAAGCCGACTAG
- a CDS encoding DUF4389 domain-containing protein encodes MGPRYPLGADVADLPNVERWRPLVNWVLIIPHHIWLGLLTLGAWFVSIISWFVIVFTGRMPETWSDYLVGVLRYQWRVTCYLYAWTNVYPSFNPVAGHVDPGDYPAVLYCARPVERNRVTVFFRAIMAIPQFIAVYFVGIAASVVLLIAWFAVLITGRWPQGMRDFAIGFVRWQIRLTAYVLLVCDEYPPFSLEQ; translated from the coding sequence ATGGGACCGAGATACCCGCTCGGGGCAGACGTCGCAGACCTGCCTAACGTGGAGAGGTGGCGGCCGCTGGTCAACTGGGTGCTGATCATCCCCCATCACATCTGGCTCGGGCTGCTGACGCTCGGTGCCTGGTTCGTTTCGATCATCAGCTGGTTCGTCATCGTGTTCACGGGGAGGATGCCGGAAACGTGGAGCGACTACCTGGTAGGCGTGCTGAGATACCAGTGGCGGGTCACCTGCTACCTCTACGCGTGGACCAACGTGTACCCGAGCTTCAACCCGGTAGCAGGACATGTCGATCCCGGCGACTACCCGGCAGTGCTCTATTGCGCGAGACCGGTCGAGCGGAACAGGGTGACAGTCTTCTTTAGGGCGATCATGGCGATACCGCAGTTCATCGCCGTGTACTTCGTAGGCATAGCCGCCAGCGTGGTGCTGTTGATCGCATGGTTCGCGGTACTGATAACCGGACGGTGGCCGCAAGGGATGCGGGACTTCGCGATCGGCTTCGTGCGATGGCAGATACGCCTGACCGCGTACGTGTTGCTGGTCTGCGACGAGTACCCGCCGTTCAGCCTCGAGCAATGA
- a CDS encoding 5'/3'-nucleotidase SurE has product MRILVTNDDGIDSDGLRQLAWAMRGLGDVTVVAPDTEYSGSSAALGSLNRMQPEVHRVSMDGLDDVWSVSGPPALCVMFARLGAFGPPFDFVVSGINPGVNVGRSVYHSGTVGAALTARVGGMTGVAVSQAVHGFGVEGQGWDEMLSDQCWEGAADVAAAVVGALVTEPPSGSVAVNVNVPDMTVEAMAGWQRTTVGRVPPRVISEVELEPKLGHPNSYSVVMKWGDAVSLPEGTDGGAIERDLVSVTLLGSLTERLRRKASDPDPDEHAAAVIGRGLDQLFEGVRAS; this is encoded by the coding sequence GTGCGAATCCTGGTCACCAACGACGACGGCATCGACTCCGACGGTCTCCGCCAACTCGCTTGGGCGATGCGAGGGCTCGGGGACGTCACCGTGGTGGCGCCTGACACCGAATACTCGGGATCGAGCGCCGCCCTCGGGTCTCTCAATCGCATGCAGCCCGAGGTGCATCGGGTGTCGATGGACGGTCTGGACGATGTCTGGTCGGTGAGCGGGCCGCCGGCGCTGTGCGTCATGTTCGCCCGCCTCGGAGCGTTCGGTCCTCCCTTCGACTTCGTCGTGTCGGGCATCAACCCCGGTGTGAACGTCGGCCGGTCCGTCTACCACTCGGGCACGGTGGGCGCGGCCTTAACCGCACGCGTGGGGGGCATGACGGGCGTCGCGGTGAGCCAGGCGGTGCACGGTTTCGGGGTCGAGGGGCAAGGGTGGGATGAGATGCTGAGCGACCAGTGCTGGGAGGGCGCAGCAGACGTCGCTGCTGCTGTCGTCGGTGCGCTTGTCACCGAACCTCCTTCAGGCTCGGTGGCCGTAAACGTGAACGTGCCCGACATGACCGTCGAAGCCATGGCGGGCTGGCAGCGCACGACGGTCGGTCGGGTACCTCCGAGAGTGATCTCCGAGGTCGAGCTCGAACCCAAGCTGGGTCACCCGAACAGCTACAGCGTGGTGATGAAGTGGGGTGATGCCGTGTCCCTGCCGGAGGGGACCGACGGGGGAGCGATCGAGCGGGACCTCGTATCGGTCACGCTGCTCGGCAGCCTCACTGAGCGGCTGCGTCGCAAAGCGTCGGATCCCGATCCCGACGAGCACGCGGCTGCGGTCATCGGCCGCGGGCTCGACCAGTTGTTCGAAGGGGTCAGGGCGAGTTGA
- a CDS encoding glycoside hydrolase family 15 protein — MNGSERSQPDATTGSFVADKAWPAGGSPFPPIADYAFLSDCESTCLIAPSGAVEWMCVPRPDSPAVFSAMLDRSAGSFRIGPYDEMVPAARRYLPGSLMLETTWQTRTGWIIVRDAMCIGPWHNLSERSHTHRRSPTDYDAEHCLVRTVKCVTGTVDVSMSCDPVFNYGESFPHWTYEGEGYGHLVATGDGADLVLRLTTDLRPGIEQRGVTARTRMVEGDTHFVALSWSALPAPMTFDEAAERMWRTSEHWREWITQGDFPDHRWRSYLQRSALTLKGLTYAPSGALLAAATTSLPETPHGERNWDYRYAWVRDSTFALWGLYTLGFDREANDFFYFIADACKDGDQLQVMYGVGGERTLTESTLDHLSGYEGARPVRVGNAAYNQKQHDVWGAVLDSVLLHARSRAQLQESFWPILKQQVECAAAHWEEPDRGIWEVRGEPQHFTTSKFMCWVAMDRGARLARMFDEPEYADKWQVLADQIHTEICEKGVDQRGVFVQAYGSKALDASLLLMPLLRFLPPDDARIRKTVLAIADELTYEGLVLRYKVQETDDGLHGQEGTFAICSFWLVSALIEIGEVERGVRLCERLLAYASPLELYAEELDPHTGRHLGNFPQAFTHLALINAVMHVIRAEDAANYPVTVHGSTTASGPTGQIADTHDGHSPADEPIRGS, encoded by the coding sequence GTGAACGGTTCAGAGCGATCACAGCCCGACGCGACCACCGGGTCCTTTGTCGCCGACAAGGCATGGCCCGCCGGCGGCAGCCCCTTCCCGCCGATCGCGGACTACGCGTTTCTGTCTGACTGTGAGAGCACCTGCCTGATCGCTCCCAGCGGCGCGGTGGAGTGGATGTGCGTTCCGCGCCCGGACTCGCCGGCGGTGTTCTCGGCGATGCTCGACCGCAGTGCCGGCTCGTTTCGTATCGGCCCCTACGACGAGATGGTCCCCGCCGCCCGTCGCTACCTGCCGGGAAGCCTGATGCTCGAAACGACCTGGCAGACGCGGACGGGCTGGATCATCGTCCGCGACGCGATGTGCATCGGACCGTGGCACAACCTGAGCGAGCGCTCGCACACCCACCGTCGCTCGCCCACCGACTACGACGCCGAGCACTGCCTCGTACGTACGGTGAAATGCGTCACCGGCACCGTGGACGTGTCGATGTCGTGCGACCCAGTGTTCAACTACGGCGAGTCGTTTCCACATTGGACCTACGAGGGCGAGGGTTACGGGCACCTCGTTGCGACAGGGGACGGCGCCGACCTCGTCCTACGCCTCACGACTGACCTGCGTCCGGGGATCGAGCAGCGAGGAGTCACGGCGAGGACGCGCATGGTCGAGGGCGACACCCATTTCGTGGCCCTTTCATGGTCGGCGCTGCCCGCGCCGATGACCTTCGATGAGGCTGCAGAGAGGATGTGGCGCACGTCCGAGCACTGGCGCGAATGGATCACCCAGGGCGACTTCCCCGACCACCGCTGGCGGAGCTACCTGCAGCGCAGCGCGCTGACCTTGAAAGGGCTGACCTACGCACCGAGCGGGGCGCTTCTCGCCGCTGCCACGACGAGCTTGCCCGAGACGCCGCATGGCGAGCGCAACTGGGACTACCGGTATGCATGGGTACGCGACTCGACGTTTGCACTGTGGGGTCTGTACACACTCGGTTTCGACCGCGAAGCCAACGACTTCTTCTACTTCATCGCCGACGCGTGCAAGGACGGCGACCAGCTCCAGGTCATGTACGGAGTGGGCGGCGAGCGGACACTGACCGAGTCGACCCTCGATCACCTCTCCGGTTACGAGGGCGCCAGGCCGGTGCGCGTCGGTAATGCGGCGTACAACCAGAAGCAGCACGACGTCTGGGGGGCGGTCCTCGACTCGGTCCTGCTGCACGCGCGGTCGAGGGCGCAGCTTCAGGAGTCGTTTTGGCCGATCCTCAAGCAGCAGGTCGAGTGCGCGGCCGCCCACTGGGAGGAACCGGATCGCGGTATCTGGGAGGTGCGAGGTGAACCCCAGCACTTCACCACCAGCAAGTTCATGTGCTGGGTCGCCATGGACCGCGGCGCAAGGCTGGCCCGCATGTTCGACGAGCCCGAGTATGCCGACAAGTGGCAGGTCCTCGCCGACCAGATACACACCGAGATCTGCGAGAAGGGTGTTGACCAGCGCGGGGTGTTCGTCCAGGCCTACGGGTCGAAGGCACTCGACGCGTCGTTGCTTCTCATGCCGCTGCTCCGCTTCCTTCCCCCCGACGACGCGCGGATCCGCAAGACCGTTCTGGCCATCGCGGACGAACTCACCTATGAGGGTCTCGTCCTGCGGTACAAGGTCCAGGAGACCGACGACGGCCTCCACGGCCAGGAAGGCACCTTCGCCATCTGCTCGTTCTGGTTGGTCTCGGCGCTAATCGAGATCGGCGAGGTCGAGCGTGGCGTACGACTGTGCGAGCGTCTCCTGGCCTATGCCAGCCCGCTGGAGCTCTACGCCGAGGAGCTCGACCCGCACACCGGGCGCCACCTCGGCAACTTCCCGCAGGCCTTCACCCACCTGGCTCTCATCAACGCGGTGATGCACGTGATCCGAGCCGAGGACGCCGCCAACTACCCGGTCACCGTGCACGGGTCCACGACGGCGAGCGGTCCGACCGGTCAGATCGCGGACACCCACGACGGACACTCGCCGGCGGACGAACCCATACGCGGCTCCTGA